Proteins from a single region of Paraburkholderia sp. ZP32-5:
- a CDS encoding 2-hydroxy-3-oxopropionate reductase, which produces MTTRVGFIGLGIMGAPMAANLRKGGHTLFLHSRSGVPQALRDVGGVPCASPAEVARQADVIILMVPDTPHVEAVLFGEHGVASALEPGKTVVDMSSISPIATRTFAQRINELGCEYLDAPVSGGEVGAKAASLTIMVGGKQQTFDAVKPLFDLMGRNITLVGGNGDGQTTKVANQIIVALNIQAVSEALLFASKAGADPAKVREALMGGFAASRVLEVHGERMIKRTFAPGFRIALHRKDLGLALDGAKALELALPNTAAVHDLMNAGMAQGVGDLDHSALCQMIEKLGEHAIGKTE; this is translated from the coding sequence ATGACAACCAGGGTTGGATTTATCGGGCTCGGCATCATGGGCGCCCCGATGGCCGCGAATCTGCGGAAGGGCGGCCACACGCTGTTTCTGCACAGCCGCTCGGGCGTGCCGCAAGCGTTGCGGGACGTGGGCGGCGTGCCGTGCGCGTCGCCCGCCGAGGTGGCAAGGCAAGCCGACGTGATCATTCTGATGGTGCCCGATACGCCGCATGTCGAAGCCGTGCTGTTCGGCGAGCACGGCGTGGCCTCGGCGCTCGAACCGGGCAAGACCGTCGTCGACATGAGTTCGATTTCGCCGATCGCCACCCGAACGTTCGCTCAACGGATCAATGAACTCGGCTGCGAATATCTCGATGCACCGGTGTCGGGCGGCGAGGTCGGCGCAAAGGCCGCATCGCTGACGATCATGGTCGGCGGCAAGCAGCAGACGTTCGACGCCGTCAAGCCGCTGTTCGATCTGATGGGCCGCAATATCACGCTGGTCGGCGGCAACGGCGACGGCCAGACCACCAAAGTGGCCAATCAGATCATCGTCGCGCTGAATATCCAGGCAGTCAGCGAAGCGTTGCTGTTTGCGTCGAAGGCGGGCGCGGATCCGGCGAAGGTGCGCGAGGCGTTGATGGGCGGCTTCGCTGCGTCTCGCGTGCTGGAAGTGCACGGTGAGCGCATGATCAAACGGACCTTCGCGCCCGGCTTCAGAATCGCGCTGCACCGCAAGGACCTTGGGCTTGCACTGGACGGCGCGAAAGCGCTGGAGCTTGCGCTGCCCAACACGGCGGCCGTGCATGATCTGATGAACGCGGGCATGGCGCAGGGTGTCGGCGATCTCGATCATTCGGCGCTTTGCCAGATGATCGAGAAGCTGGGGGAGCATGCGATCGGGAAGACGGAGTAA
- a CDS encoding aldehyde dehydrogenase family protein produces MNHSELFAASPVDPVDAAPETRVFAHLIDGALETSTSTFDVINPSTGRAFARCPDASRAQFDAAVTAARRAFAGWSRTSFEERRERLNRFADAIEQRVEPLARVLTLEQGKPLAKARIEIRRAVGIIRHLVTIAIEPETLREDASGRVELRHKPLGVVGGIAPWNVPIVLAAPKITSALYTGNTMVLKPSPYTPLTTLMIGAIAREFFPAGVLNVLAGGNELGQWMTEHPGIDKITFTGSVATGKRVMASAATNMKRVTLELGGNDAAIVLGDVDVKAVARPLFDAAFANSGQICQAIKRLYVHTSIYDALVDELADIARRVPVGDGFDEQVELGPVQNRMQYERVLELIDDTVRQPGVRIVAGGRAIARDGYFIEPTIVADIAEGTRLVDEEPFGPVLPVLRFDDIEEVLGRANASPFGLGGSVWTRDVERGAELAARMETGVAWVNHHLGVPPEFPFGGVKESGIGRANGEMGLKRNMEPQLVVVPAR; encoded by the coding sequence ATGAACCATAGCGAACTGTTTGCCGCGAGTCCCGTCGATCCGGTGGACGCGGCACCGGAAACGCGCGTATTCGCGCATCTGATCGACGGCGCGCTCGAGACGAGTACCTCGACGTTTGATGTCATCAACCCGTCGACCGGCCGTGCATTCGCGCGTTGTCCCGACGCATCGCGCGCGCAGTTCGACGCGGCAGTGACGGCGGCGCGCCGCGCTTTTGCAGGCTGGTCGCGGACTTCTTTTGAAGAGCGGCGCGAGCGTCTGAACCGCTTCGCCGATGCGATCGAGCAACGCGTCGAACCGCTCGCCCGGGTGCTGACACTCGAACAGGGCAAGCCACTCGCCAAAGCGCGCATCGAGATACGGCGCGCGGTCGGGATCATCCGCCATCTGGTGACAATTGCGATCGAACCGGAAACGCTGCGTGAAGACGCCAGTGGCCGGGTCGAATTGCGGCACAAGCCGTTGGGCGTCGTGGGCGGCATCGCGCCATGGAACGTGCCGATCGTGCTGGCGGCGCCGAAGATCACATCGGCGCTGTACACCGGCAACACGATGGTGCTGAAGCCGTCGCCGTATACGCCGTTGACCACGCTGATGATCGGCGCGATTGCGCGCGAGTTTTTTCCGGCGGGTGTATTGAACGTGCTGGCCGGTGGCAACGAACTCGGTCAATGGATGACCGAGCATCCGGGCATCGACAAGATCACGTTCACCGGATCGGTCGCGACTGGCAAGCGGGTGATGGCGTCGGCGGCGACGAACATGAAGCGCGTGACGCTCGAACTCGGCGGCAACGACGCGGCGATCGTGCTGGGCGACGTCGACGTCAAGGCCGTGGCTCGTCCGCTGTTCGATGCGGCGTTCGCGAATTCAGGGCAGATCTGCCAGGCGATCAAACGTCTGTATGTGCATACGAGCATCTACGACGCACTGGTCGATGAGCTGGCCGACATCGCACGACGTGTTCCGGTTGGCGACGGTTTCGACGAACAGGTCGAACTCGGGCCGGTGCAGAACCGCATGCAGTACGAGCGCGTGCTGGAACTCATCGACGATACGGTGCGGCAGCCGGGCGTGCGCATTGTCGCGGGTGGTCGCGCGATCGCGAGGGATGGCTACTTCATCGAACCGACGATCGTCGCCGATATCGCGGAGGGTACACGGCTCGTCGATGAAGAACCGTTCGGGCCGGTGCTGCCGGTGCTCCGTTTCGACGATATCGAAGAGGTGTTAGGCAGGGCGAATGCTTCGCCGTTCGGTCTGGGCGGATCGGTGTGGACGCGCGATGTCGAACGGGGCGCGGAACTGGCCGCGCGTATGGAGACGGGCGTGGCCTGGGTCAATCATCATCTCGGCGTGCCGCCCGAGTTTCCGTTTGGCGGCGTCAAGGAATCGGGTATCGGGCGCGCGAATGGCGAGATGGGATTGAAGCGCAATATGGAGCCGCAGTTGGTCGTGGTGCCGGCGCGTTGA
- a CDS encoding cyclase family protein, with protein sequence MLIDLTLCVDINDPIINKASSDRNSYMSRGHIGTHLDVYVPQPVPPVEYCERRGVLIDASAISHAEIGIEVLEGHDLREGDFLIVYAGWLEKHVYGSRDYFKDHPQFTWDLVNHLATRKLAFIGIDFAGMRRGDEHTPADKIIGEAGAYVIENMKNVDQLLGVSKGRGIRLLTGWTGFKGASGLSCRVVADVQH encoded by the coding sequence GTGCTTATCGATCTCACTCTCTGCGTCGACATCAACGATCCAATCATCAACAAGGCTTCCAGCGACCGGAATAGCTATATGTCCAGAGGGCACATCGGCACCCATCTCGACGTCTATGTTCCGCAGCCCGTTCCGCCGGTGGAGTACTGCGAGCGCCGCGGCGTGCTGATCGACGCGAGCGCCATCAGTCATGCGGAAATCGGCATCGAGGTGCTCGAAGGCCACGATCTGCGTGAAGGCGATTTTCTGATCGTCTACGCCGGCTGGCTGGAGAAGCACGTGTATGGATCGAGAGACTACTTCAAGGATCATCCGCAATTCACGTGGGATCTGGTCAATCACCTCGCCACGCGTAAGCTGGCTTTTATCGGCATCGACTTCGCGGGGATGCGTCGCGGCGATGAGCACACTCCGGCGGACAAGATCATCGGAGAAGCGGGCGCCTATGTGATCGAAAACATGAAGAACGTGGACCAGTTGCTCGGTGTATCGAAGGGCCGTGGCATCCGTCTGCTGACGGGGTGGACCGGCTTCAAGGGAGCGAGTGGGCTGTCATGCAGGGTCGTGGCGGACGTTCAGCACTAG
- a CDS encoding acetate--CoA ligase family protein gives MTQVASLSGSPDLASPAAASGSEPFGALTPLLAPRSIAVIGASDRPGNLGGVAVNYLRKFRFAGPIWPVNAGKPTVADLPCYASLGALPGTPDLAIVAVPADSVLDVVRECADAGIRAAVVWAGGFAEQGDEGKAHQRALETLCKERGIQLCGPNCIGIINTSIGLTASFTSMLREHDTLTAGHVSMVSQSGGIAVNTHSRAQQLGLGFRVTISCGNEAALGVADFMHVLAQDDGTRVIAVYTEGLSNPDAFIDALREARRRNKPVVVLKGGATAASSRAAMAHTGRLAGSDRTYEAIFREFGVIRVYSQEEMLDVCLQLASMRPDQLASGRRVLISTFGGGSGVICTDQCGREELEVPALSDDAQQRIAPLLTPLSSTLNPIDLTPGMMTNATHRANMPAAMNELAALDEVDAWLFMASGFGELAPELAEKYDTLRKTSSKPVCLTWQSMPQELPKLLASRGIYAFTEHGRAVRTLGHLVRHAENRRHRIRRVDTPATSFDWDRYVAQSSDPHVISENVVAAILEAANLPVARGRIAKSADEAARMAREVGYPVAIKGISAAITHRAAAGLVALNVDSDEAAKQTAQRFDERAAARGVTLDGVWVQHMFAGSQELLITALRDAEFGVMIGVGIGGGMTEIVDDVAFARAPLDADGAYDLIGTLRTVRRFPQWLPDAQRQQTADWIARFSQLVAGAPWSNFTFEVNPLKIGERGVAAVDGLLLID, from the coding sequence ATGACTCAAGTCGCCAGCCTCTCAGGTTCACCCGACCTTGCTTCGCCCGCTGCCGCATCCGGCAGCGAACCCTTCGGCGCGCTCACGCCGCTGCTCGCCCCGCGTTCCATCGCTGTGATTGGTGCATCCGACCGCCCCGGCAATCTCGGCGGTGTCGCGGTCAACTATCTGCGCAAATTCCGTTTCGCCGGTCCGATCTGGCCGGTCAATGCCGGTAAGCCGACCGTCGCCGATCTGCCGTGCTATGCGTCGCTCGGCGCGCTGCCCGGCACGCCCGATCTCGCGATCGTCGCCGTCCCCGCCGATTCGGTGCTCGACGTGGTACGCGAATGCGCCGACGCGGGCATTCGCGCCGCCGTCGTCTGGGCAGGCGGCTTCGCGGAACAGGGCGACGAAGGCAAAGCCCACCAGCGCGCGCTCGAAACGCTGTGCAAAGAACGCGGCATCCAGCTGTGCGGCCCGAACTGCATCGGCATCATCAATACGTCGATCGGCCTGACCGCATCGTTCACTTCGATGCTGCGCGAGCACGACACGCTGACGGCCGGCCATGTATCGATGGTCAGCCAGAGCGGCGGCATCGCCGTCAATACGCACTCGCGCGCGCAGCAACTCGGGCTGGGCTTTCGCGTCACGATCAGCTGCGGCAACGAGGCCGCGCTCGGCGTCGCCGACTTCATGCATGTGCTCGCGCAGGACGACGGCACGCGCGTGATCGCGGTGTATACCGAAGGCTTGTCGAACCCCGACGCGTTCATCGACGCTCTGCGCGAAGCGCGACGCCGCAACAAACCGGTGGTCGTACTGAAGGGCGGCGCGACCGCCGCGAGCAGTCGCGCGGCGATGGCGCACACGGGCCGGCTCGCCGGTTCCGACCGCACTTATGAAGCGATCTTCCGCGAGTTCGGCGTGATTCGCGTGTACTCGCAGGAAGAAATGCTCGACGTGTGCCTGCAACTGGCGTCGATGCGCCCTGACCAGCTCGCGAGCGGCCGCCGTGTACTGATTTCGACGTTCGGCGGCGGCAGCGGCGTGATCTGCACCGACCAGTGCGGCCGCGAAGAACTCGAAGTGCCCGCGCTCAGCGACGACGCACAGCAACGCATCGCGCCGCTGCTGACGCCGCTCAGCTCGACGCTCAATCCGATCGACCTGACGCCCGGCATGATGACGAACGCGACGCATCGCGCCAACATGCCGGCCGCGATGAATGAGCTGGCCGCGCTCGACGAAGTCGACGCATGGCTCTTCATGGCCTCGGGCTTCGGCGAACTCGCACCGGAACTGGCCGAGAAATACGACACGTTGCGCAAGACGTCGAGCAAGCCGGTTTGCCTGACCTGGCAATCGATGCCGCAGGAACTGCCGAAGCTGCTCGCAAGCCGCGGCATCTACGCGTTCACCGAACACGGCCGCGCGGTGCGCACGCTCGGCCATCTGGTTCGCCATGCAGAGAATCGGCGCCATCGCATCCGCCGCGTCGACACACCGGCCACATCGTTCGACTGGGATCGCTACGTCGCGCAAAGCAGCGACCCGCACGTGATCTCCGAAAACGTCGTCGCGGCCATTCTGGAAGCAGCCAATTTGCCGGTGGCGCGCGGACGCATCGCGAAGTCCGCTGACGAAGCCGCGCGGATGGCGCGCGAAGTCGGCTACCCGGTCGCGATCAAGGGCATTTCCGCGGCGATCACGCATCGCGCGGCGGCGGGTCTCGTCGCACTGAATGTCGACTCGGACGAAGCGGCGAAGCAGACCGCGCAACGTTTCGACGAACGCGCGGCCGCACGCGGCGTGACACTTGACGGCGTGTGGGTGCAGCACATGTTCGCGGGCTCGCAGGAACTGCTGATCACCGCGCTGCGCGACGCCGAGTTCGGCGTAATGATCGGCGTGGGCATCGGTGGCGGCATGACCGAGATCGTCGACGACGTCGCGTTTGCGCGCGCACCGCTCGACGCCGATGGCGCCTACGACCTGATCGGCACGCTGCGCACGGTGCGGCGCTTTCCGCAGTGGCTGCCCGACGCACAACGCCAGCAAACCGCGGACTGGATCGCGCGCTTTTCACAGCTCGTCGCTGGCGCGCCGTGGTCCAACTTCACGTTCGAAGTCAATCCGCTGAAGATCGGCGAGCGCGGTGTCGCGGCCGTCGACGGCCTGCTATTGATCGACTGA
- a CDS encoding acetolactate synthase large subunit — MKSQMNGAESLVRTLLASGVDTCFANPGTSEMHFLAALDKVGSLRCVLGLAEGVLTGAADGYFRMRDRPACTLLHLAPGFANGLANLHNAKKAGSGIVNIVGEHATYHLQHDAPLTADIAGLARPMSHWVRTSASSHEVATDGAAAVSAAREGAGRIATLILPADASWGEADRIVGAPEPAARPDVPAAAIADAARALSEPVEQGETVLLLGGEALRERALEWAGRIAAKTGCRLLAEGQNARMARGAGRVKIGRLPFDVDSAVAALAGVRRIVLVGAKLPVAFFAYPGKPSLIAPHDCEIIPLADADHRLDHALEALAHELGAGQLAPAHVAERRAPGLPGDMSRPTPDGIAAVLAAHLPEQAIVVDEAVSVGRGFFPPTAGAAPHDWLNSVGSSLGYGLPVAIGAAIAEPQRKVLALIGDGSAMYNLPALWTMARERLDVTVVILANRAYNVLRGELARMGGPEPGRVALDMLSLDRPDLDFVALAQGHGVPARRAQTLDAFSNALAHSFAEPGPSLIELIVN; from the coding sequence ATGAAATCACAAATGAACGGCGCGGAAAGCCTGGTGCGTACGTTGCTCGCGAGCGGCGTGGATACCTGCTTTGCAAATCCGGGGACATCGGAGATGCATTTTCTCGCGGCGCTCGACAAGGTCGGCAGTCTGCGCTGCGTACTCGGCCTCGCCGAAGGCGTGCTGACCGGTGCCGCCGACGGCTACTTCCGGATGCGCGATCGGCCTGCATGCACGCTGCTGCATCTGGCGCCGGGATTCGCAAACGGCCTCGCCAATCTGCACAACGCAAAGAAGGCGGGCTCCGGCATCGTCAACATCGTGGGCGAGCACGCGACCTATCACCTGCAACACGATGCGCCATTGACCGCCGATATCGCCGGCCTCGCGAGACCGATGTCGCACTGGGTACGGACGTCGGCATCCTCGCACGAAGTCGCGACGGACGGCGCCGCCGCGGTCAGCGCCGCGCGCGAAGGAGCGGGGCGCATCGCCACGCTGATTCTGCCCGCCGATGCTTCGTGGGGCGAAGCCGATCGCATTGTGGGCGCGCCAGAGCCGGCTGCGCGGCCCGATGTGCCGGCCGCCGCGATCGCCGACGCTGCACGCGCGTTGAGCGAGCCGGTTGAGCAAGGCGAGACCGTTCTGCTATTGGGCGGCGAAGCGCTACGCGAGCGGGCGCTCGAATGGGCTGGACGGATCGCCGCGAAAACAGGCTGCCGCCTGCTCGCCGAAGGACAAAACGCCCGCATGGCGCGCGGTGCCGGCCGGGTCAAGATCGGCCGGCTGCCGTTCGATGTCGATAGCGCGGTCGCCGCGCTGGCGGGCGTGCGGCGCATCGTGCTGGTCGGCGCGAAGCTGCCGGTCGCATTCTTCGCATATCCCGGCAAGCCGAGTCTGATCGCGCCACACGATTGCGAAATCATCCCGCTCGCCGATGCAGACCACCGCCTCGACCACGCGCTCGAAGCGTTGGCGCACGAACTCGGCGCGGGCCAGCTTGCGCCCGCGCATGTGGCTGAACGGCGCGCGCCCGGCTTGCCCGGCGACATGAGCCGCCCGACGCCGGACGGCATCGCCGCGGTGTTGGCCGCGCATCTGCCGGAGCAGGCGATCGTCGTCGATGAAGCGGTGTCGGTGGGGCGCGGTTTCTTTCCACCGACCGCCGGCGCCGCGCCGCACGACTGGTTGAACAGCGTCGGCTCATCGCTCGGATACGGCTTGCCGGTCGCGATCGGCGCGGCCATCGCCGAGCCGCAACGCAAAGTGCTGGCGCTGATCGGCGACGGCAGCGCGATGTATAACCTGCCCGCGCTGTGGACGATGGCGCGTGAACGGCTCGACGTGACGGTCGTGATTCTCGCCAACCGTGCGTACAACGTGCTGCGTGGCGAACTCGCCCGAATGGGCGGCCCCGAGCCTGGGCGCGTCGCGCTCGACATGCTGTCGCTCGACCGTCCGGATCTCGACTTCGTCGCGCTCGCGCAAGGTCACGGCGTACCCGCGCGCCGCGCGCAAACGCTCGATGCGTTTTCGAATGCGCTCGCGCATAGCTTCGCGGAGCCGGGCCCGTCGCTGATCGAGCTGATCGTCAACTGA
- a CDS encoding AraC family transcriptional regulator yields MEPPLLAIPSRSNSFAIYSVVREGQAADSCFHVHDCGQLIYPERGAILLETPDTLVRLAPDRATWIPAQLPHSVLMDRSFRYHSLYIDSKLHTSRICRTFTVTPLLRELILDASNWAADNLPFTQRHRKTLVIVDELDRAPVSATGIQIPDDRRIASICRKIEQDPSINDPIDVWATSVGASEKTLQRAFAASTGKTFQQWRQHVRMTRALELHARGLRLIDIALAVGYATEGAYAQAFKKFYGHPPSRLRGRKV; encoded by the coding sequence ATGGAGCCCCCTCTGCTCGCGATCCCGTCGCGATCCAACAGCTTTGCGATTTATTCCGTCGTCAGAGAGGGGCAGGCGGCCGACAGCTGTTTCCACGTACACGACTGCGGCCAGCTGATCTATCCGGAGCGAGGCGCGATACTTCTGGAGACGCCTGACACGCTGGTTCGCCTCGCGCCGGATCGTGCCACGTGGATTCCGGCACAGTTGCCGCATTCCGTGCTGATGGACCGGTCGTTTCGTTATCACAGCCTGTACATCGACAGCAAATTGCACACAAGTCGGATCTGTCGCACCTTCACGGTCACGCCGCTACTGCGCGAGCTGATTCTCGACGCAAGCAACTGGGCCGCCGACAACCTCCCGTTCACTCAACGCCATCGAAAAACGCTCGTCATCGTTGATGAACTCGATCGGGCGCCCGTTTCCGCGACCGGCATCCAGATTCCCGACGACAGGCGCATTGCGTCCATCTGCCGGAAAATCGAACAGGATCCATCGATCAATGATCCGATCGATGTTTGGGCAACCAGCGTAGGCGCCAGCGAGAAAACGCTTCAACGCGCGTTTGCCGCGAGTACCGGCAAGACGTTTCAGCAATGGCGCCAGCATGTCCGGATGACGAGGGCACTGGAGTTGCATGCGCGGGGCTTGAGACTTATCGATATCGCGTTGGCCGTCGGCTATGCCACGGAGGGCGCCTACGCGCAGGCGTTCAAGAAGTTTTACGGGCACCCGCCGAGTCGGTTGAGAGGCAGGAAGGTGTGA
- a CDS encoding flavin reductase gives MSTDILAGSATGSPVIDASGYRDAMARLGAAVHIVTSSGAAGVVGLTASAVCSVTDAPPTLLVCLNRKSSAHDALISNRVLCVNTLGAKHEDLSRRFASGVPMAERFGGANWHVMETGSPVLGDALVAFDCRIISSIRQGTHSVLLCEVARTRVDGAAEPGLMYFARRYHRVGAEQHAASN, from the coding sequence ATGTCGACGGATATCCTGGCCGGCAGTGCAACCGGAAGCCCGGTCATCGATGCATCCGGATACCGCGATGCGATGGCGAGACTCGGTGCCGCGGTGCATATCGTGACTAGTTCCGGCGCGGCGGGCGTTGTCGGTCTGACGGCTTCGGCCGTGTGCAGCGTGACCGATGCGCCGCCCACGTTGCTCGTGTGTCTGAACCGGAAGTCGTCGGCGCATGATGCGCTGATCTCGAACCGGGTGCTGTGCGTCAACACGCTCGGAGCGAAACACGAGGACCTGTCGCGCCGTTTCGCGAGCGGCGTGCCGATGGCCGAGCGTTTCGGCGGCGCGAACTGGCATGTGATGGAAACGGGTTCGCCGGTGCTCGGTGACGCGCTGGTCGCATTCGATTGCCGGATCATCAGCTCGATCAGGCAGGGCACGCATAGTGTGCTGCTTTGCGAGGTCGCGCGAACCCGAGTTGACGGCGCGGCGGAGCCGGGGCTGATGTACTTCGCGCGCCGTTATCATCGTGTCGGCGCGGAGCAGCACGCCGCGTCGAACTGA